Proteins from one bacterium genomic window:
- a CDS encoding C25 family cysteine peptidase, producing MMIRRPLFTLALLGLFAAPSRALPPLPENLDPARVAEWTLVRAAEPGLDWSAANSATTVAWTPGSLWRVELRDGSTRFLTEGGARETEAEGQLLLPRESRWLEVPPTGAIRLVVEELRLRPLDGVKLGLGRAEDALVGQADGDRELLDADHSATVELARAGGFDRPVLLGQPVVFRDLRMVSLSLQPVIHHEGRLQAVESLRLRLDYGAVESSASRPLAGLAEEPVVAGNELGATHAWSSNWERVYQALVPNHGQFYNQVDDSVFPVYVIVGSPNYLNIVNPGMEEFIKWKREKGFDVRIVTFDQMPGGAATISFDNLRAWTRTMWEQMRPEFLLLIGDVDGPAACPTSVVQAHTGDWDVSDHFYALQEGTDFFPELFVGRYSVDSASQLYVMAQKPVFHEKMPTLSGGGWLTRGLVVSCNYADSGTPPISPNLTSRWVIDKLRANGFTITAQDSLFYPPLTNGATPIINALNQGRGIVSYRGWANSNGWIYPAFDRSHMDLLVNDLRMPVVGSFVCQTGAFGQGSGDVIVEDPCFGEKFVRLGGPGAPKGAVAFVGPSDLHTRTQYNNPVCSGFFTAIFDLNMTGIGAALLNGKMELYNGYPLERDDPYSSYFYFHIYNVLGDPDLNIWRGEPLPMVLTAPDQLAPGQSVLEVLVRDQAGDPVDGAVVTLIAGADGSQMLARGVTRNGQVLLAVDPAQLPVGLTTALTANHIDHLPAQHYLPVTAQAVALELTGLQIVEETADGQYRAGEELEVRLTLRASGTSAVPEGTAVLRDPAQWEILPDWFTIETGTVATPAIPAGASTVTEEAFRIRLAADAPNHGLLHLVADLAAGPYQGVVDGRLTLSNLALGLVSAAWRSGEAQLLSDRADTLDLVLENIGAFDLGGAQLTLGSLDPRIEVEEGGAWLPTLAQGATASASFVLEGGAGLFTGQALHVLLQVEAEGRSAALPVPLPVGGILPEDPMGPDDHGYYAIESEDYDVSTHPTFDWVELDPFYGGSGATRLLLTDDAVTTIDLPFPLTHYGRTGSRLSICSNGWVSLGDTWIDDFRNWNLPSSLGPPNLIAAFWDDLKPRYPDSLYVPVYWRHDPAEGRVVVSWSRTYNRYAWENPGQPVQEFQLILYDQETRPTPTGDTEILVQWKDVTDLDQNNNFATCGMENYGHNIGIQVSYANMPSPGCRGFGSGRGVLFTTRPPLHDSSYRVRVLVPLPQQWLTNTSPVLRWDHESFAQVLQRNDLVYTVSVSTAAELLFSREVNAAGELDLAGQGLTLPENTTLFLDLSARADTTDYPALQGRVTFFIDATAPGLTPALLASTLYPGHLELGLLASEPLSQLSARVLDAQGNLVTELVQDPGRTLLGSGQELRYLRAQLGTGFHLLHVSATDLHGLDAVEELPLVAAPVTAGALFLPGAAEAELAWRGGAGWSLMMGRREAGDARLHTLGNDLCAVDLRLPEGTQQAWLQLAAPEGLVLVGKEGATWRRLEQERAGGRLSARLDRSMTVGLMPADAVADVAPLAFHLEGNHPNPFNPETWIRFQLPDEGETRLVIYNLAGEQVRRIAAGRLAAGTHQVRWDGRSDTGRPVASGHYLARLEWQGQARTQRMLLIR from the coding sequence ATGATGATTCGTCGCCCCCTCTTCACCCTGGCGCTCCTGGGCCTCTTCGCCGCGCCGTCCCGGGCACTGCCCCCCTTGCCGGAGAACCTCGACCCGGCCCGCGTGGCGGAGTGGACGCTGGTCCGCGCGGCGGAGCCCGGCCTGGACTGGTCGGCCGCGAACAGCGCCACCACCGTGGCGTGGACCCCCGGCTCCCTCTGGCGCGTGGAGCTGCGCGACGGCAGCACGCGCTTCCTCACGGAAGGCGGCGCCCGGGAGACCGAGGCCGAGGGGCAACTGCTCCTGCCCCGGGAATCCCGCTGGCTGGAAGTGCCGCCCACCGGCGCCATCCGCCTGGTGGTGGAGGAGCTGCGCTTGCGCCCCCTTGACGGCGTGAAGCTGGGGCTGGGCCGGGCGGAGGATGCCCTGGTCGGCCAGGCGGACGGGGATCGCGAGCTGCTGGACGCGGACCACAGCGCCACCGTCGAACTGGCGCGGGCGGGCGGCTTCGACCGGCCCGTCCTCCTGGGCCAGCCCGTCGTCTTCCGCGACCTGCGCATGGTCTCCCTCTCGCTGCAGCCGGTCATCCACCACGAGGGCCGCCTGCAGGCGGTGGAGTCCCTGCGCCTGCGCCTGGACTACGGTGCCGTGGAGTCGAGCGCATCAAGGCCGTTGGCCGGCCTGGCCGAGGAGCCGGTCGTCGCCGGCAACGAGCTGGGGGCCACCCATGCCTGGTCGTCCAACTGGGAGCGCGTCTACCAGGCCCTGGTGCCCAACCATGGCCAGTTCTACAACCAAGTGGACGACAGCGTCTTCCCGGTCTACGTCATCGTCGGCTCCCCCAACTACCTGAACATCGTCAACCCCGGCATGGAGGAGTTCATCAAGTGGAAGCGCGAGAAGGGCTTCGACGTGCGCATCGTGACCTTCGACCAGATGCCCGGGGGAGCCGCCACCATCAGTTTTGACAACCTGCGCGCCTGGACGCGCACCATGTGGGAGCAGATGCGTCCCGAGTTCCTTCTCCTCATCGGCGACGTGGACGGCCCCGCCGCCTGCCCCACCAGCGTGGTGCAGGCCCACACCGGCGACTGGGACGTGAGCGACCATTTCTATGCCTTGCAGGAGGGGACCGATTTCTTCCCCGAGCTTTTCGTGGGGCGTTACAGTGTGGACAGCGCCTCCCAGCTCTACGTCATGGCCCAGAAACCGGTCTTCCACGAGAAGATGCCCACCCTCTCCGGCGGCGGCTGGCTCACCCGCGGCCTGGTGGTGAGCTGCAACTACGCCGATTCCGGCACGCCGCCCATCTCGCCCAACCTGACCAGCCGCTGGGTGATCGACAAGCTGCGCGCCAACGGCTTCACCATCACGGCCCAGGACAGCCTCTTCTACCCGCCCCTCACCAACGGGGCCACGCCCATCATCAACGCCCTCAACCAGGGGCGCGGCATCGTCAGCTACCGCGGCTGGGCCAATTCCAACGGCTGGATCTACCCCGCTTTCGACCGCAGCCACATGGACCTGCTCGTCAACGATCTGCGCATGCCGGTGGTGGGGAGCTTCGTCTGCCAGACGGGCGCCTTCGGCCAGGGTTCGGGGGACGTCATCGTGGAGGACCCTTGCTTCGGGGAGAAGTTCGTGCGCCTGGGCGGCCCCGGCGCCCCCAAGGGAGCCGTGGCCTTCGTCGGCCCCAGCGACCTCCACACCCGCACCCAGTACAACAACCCCGTGTGCAGCGGCTTCTTCACGGCCATTTTCGACCTGAACATGACGGGCATCGGCGCCGCCCTGCTCAACGGCAAGATGGAACTCTACAACGGCTACCCACTGGAGCGGGACGACCCCTACAGCTCCTACTTCTATTTCCACATCTACAACGTGCTGGGCGACCCCGACCTCAACATCTGGCGCGGCGAACCTCTGCCCATGGTCCTGACCGCCCCCGACCAGCTGGCCCCTGGGCAAAGCGTGTTGGAGGTGCTGGTGCGCGACCAGGCGGGCGATCCGGTGGATGGAGCGGTGGTCACCCTCATCGCCGGCGCCGACGGCAGCCAGATGTTGGCCCGCGGCGTCACGCGCAACGGACAGGTCCTCCTGGCCGTGGATCCCGCCCAACTGCCGGTGGGTCTCACGACCGCCCTCACCGCCAACCACATCGACCACTTGCCCGCCCAGCACTACCTGCCCGTCACGGCCCAAGCCGTGGCCCTCGAGTTGACCGGACTGCAGATCGTGGAGGAGACGGCGGACGGCCAATACCGGGCGGGGGAGGAGCTGGAGGTGCGGCTCACCCTGCGCGCCAGCGGCACATCCGCCGTGCCGGAGGGCACGGCCGTGCTGCGGGACCCGGCCCAGTGGGAGATCCTGCCCGACTGGTTCACCATTGAAACGGGAACGGTGGCCACCCCGGCCATCCCGGCCGGCGCCTCCACGGTGACGGAGGAGGCCTTCCGCATCCGCCTGGCGGCGGACGCCCCCAACCACGGACTTCTGCACCTGGTGGCGGACCTCGCGGCCGGTCCTTACCAGGGTGTGGTGGACGGGCGCCTGACCCTCTCCAACCTGGCCCTGGGCCTGGTCTCGGCGGCGTGGCGCTCGGGCGAGGCGCAGCTCTTGTCGGACCGGGCCGACACGCTGGACCTGGTGCTGGAGAACATCGGCGCTTTCGACCTGGGCGGGGCCCAGCTCACCCTCGGCAGCCTGGACCCGCGCATCGAGGTGGAGGAGGGGGGAGCCTGGCTGCCGACCCTGGCCCAGGGCGCCACCGCCAGCGCCTCCTTCGTGCTGGAGGGCGGCGCCGGCCTCTTCACCGGACAGGCCCTCCACGTCCTGCTGCAGGTCGAGGCGGAGGGCCGCTCCGCCGCGCTGCCCGTGCCGCTGCCGGTGGGCGGGATCCTGCCCGAGGATCCCATGGGCCCGGACGACCATGGCTACTATGCCATCGAGAGCGAGGACTACGACGTCAGCACCCACCCCACCTTCGACTGGGTGGAGCTGGATCCCTTCTACGGCGGCAGCGGCGCCACGCGCCTCTTGCTCACCGACGACGCCGTCACCACCATCGACCTGCCCTTCCCGCTCACCCACTACGGGCGCACGGGCAGCCGGCTCAGCATCTGCTCCAACGGCTGGGTCTCCCTGGGCGACACCTGGATCGACGACTTCCGCAACTGGAACCTGCCCAGCAGCCTGGGGCCGCCCAATCTCATCGCCGCCTTCTGGGACGACCTCAAGCCCCGCTACCCGGATTCCCTTTACGTGCCCGTCTACTGGCGCCATGATCCGGCCGAGGGCCGGGTGGTGGTCTCCTGGAGCCGCACCTACAACCGCTATGCCTGGGAGAACCCCGGCCAGCCCGTGCAGGAGTTTCAGCTCATCCTCTACGACCAGGAGACGAGACCCACCCCCACGGGGGACACCGAGATCCTGGTGCAGTGGAAGGACGTGACGGACCTGGACCAGAACAACAACTTCGCCACCTGTGGCATGGAGAACTACGGCCACAACATCGGCATCCAGGTAAGCTACGCCAACATGCCCTCGCCAGGATGCCGGGGCTTCGGATCGGGCCGCGGCGTGCTCTTCACCACCCGTCCGCCCCTGCACGACAGCTCCTACCGGGTGCGCGTGCTGGTGCCCCTGCCCCAGCAGTGGCTCACCAACACCAGCCCCGTGCTGCGCTGGGACCACGAGAGCTTCGCCCAGGTGCTGCAGCGCAACGATCTGGTCTACACCGTGAGCGTGTCCACCGCCGCCGAGCTGCTCTTCAGCCGCGAGGTGAACGCCGCCGGCGAGCTGGACCTGGCCGGCCAGGGCCTGACCCTGCCGGAGAACACAACCCTCTTCCTTGATCTGAGCGCACGTGCCGACACGACGGACTATCCCGCCCTGCAGGGCCGCGTCACATTCTTCATCGACGCCACGGCGCCCGGCCTGACGCCGGCCCTGCTGGCCAGCACCCTTTATCCCGGCCATCTGGAGCTGGGCCTTCTCGCCAGCGAGCCACTATCACAGCTTAGCGCCCGCGTCCTGGACGCCCAAGGCAACCTGGTCACGGAGCTGGTGCAGGATCCGGGGCGGACCCTCCTGGGCTCCGGCCAGGAACTGCGCTACCTGCGCGCCCAGCTGGGCACGGGTTTCCACCTCCTGCACGTGTCCGCCACGGACCTGCATGGCCTGGACGCGGTGGAGGAGCTGCCCCTGGTGGCCGCTCCCGTCACGGCGGGCGCGCTGTTCCTGCCCGGTGCGGCGGAGGCGGAGCTGGCCTGGCGCGGCGGCGCGGGGTGGAGCCTCATGATGGGTCGGCGGGAGGCCGGTGATGCCCGCCTGCACACACTGGGCAACGACCTGTGCGCCGTGGACCTGCGGCTGCCCGAGGGCACGCAGCAGGCCTGGCTGCAACTGGCGGCGCCGGAGGGCCTGGTCCTGGTTGGCAAAGAGGGCGCCACCTGGCGCCGGCTGGAGCAGGAGCGGGCGGGCGGCCGGCTGTCGGCCCGCCTGGATCGGTCCATGACGGTGGGTCTCATGCCCGCCGACGCGGTGGCGGACGTGGCACCCCTCGCCTTCCACCTGGAGGGCAACCATCCCAATCCCTTCAATCCGGAGACCTGGATCCGCTTCCAGCTGCCCGATGAAGGCGAGACGCGTCTGGTCATCTACAACCTGGCCGGCGAGCAGGTGCGCCGGATCGCCGCGGGGCGGCTGGCGGCCGGTACCCACCAGGTGCGCTGGGACGGTCGCTCGGACACGGGCCGGCCCGTGGCCAGCGGCCACTATCTGGCCCGCCTGGAATGGCAGGGTCAGGCGCGCACCCAACGCATGCTGCTGATTCGCTAA